In Pseudomonas sp. P5_109, the genomic window GTCAGGCTGCCGAGCTCCTGCATCGAGGCTTCGGTACTGTTGCGCAAGGTTTCGCGCTGGCGATAGTCGTTGAACAGGATGAAACAAGCGAATGCGACGGCCACCACGAGGGCGGCAGCCAGCAAGATCTTGTGGCTGAACTTCATGTTTCTGGTCATGGATGAGCTACGCAGAGGGTCTGGTCAACAAAAGGGGGGGAGCAAATGCCACCGATGTGGCATTGCGTTGCATGTATGTCGACTGATCGGCGCCAAAGATTAGGCGGATTTACCGAAACTCGACGAAATACCCGGTAAACAAGGAAAGTGGAGGATTTTCGGTAAAAGGTAGACGAGTGGCCCGATAAATAGCCTGTCGGGCAGGGAACCTGACAGGGGTTTTCACTTCTAAGCTTCAGCTTGGCAGCCATGCCAACCCCCTACGCCCCCCGGAGTTTCACCATGTCGCTGCGTTCCATCGCCCTGCTTTCGTTCTGCGTGTTGCTGGCTGCCTGCAGCAAGGTCAATCAGGAAAACTACTCGAAGCTCTCGGCTGGCATGGCCAAGGCCGACGTGGAGACCCTGTTGGGCAAACCCGCCGATTGTTCAGGCGCGCTGGGCATGTCCAGCTGCACCTGGGGCGACAAGAACAGCTTTATCAGCGTGCAGTTCGCCGGTGACAAAGTGCTGATGTTTTCCGGCCAAGGCCTGAAGTAAACCGGGGCGATTGCCCACGGGAGAAAAATAATGAAGCGGTTGTTGATCATCCTTTTTGCCGGCCTGGTGTTGGCCGGCTGTGCCACATCTGGCCAGGACACCTTGGCACCCAAGACTGTCAAAAGCGTCAACCTCAAGCGCTACCAGGGCACCTGGTACGAGCTGGCTCGCCTGCCGATGTACTTCCAGCGTGACTGCGCGCAATCCGAAGCTCATTACACGCTCAAGCCCGACGGCAACGTCGCGGTATTGAACCGCTGCCTGACGGCGCAGTGGCAATGGGAAGAGGTCAAGGGCACGGCTTATCCACAGGTGCCCGGCAAGAGCGACAAGCTGTGGGTCGAGTTCGATACCTGGTTCTCCAGGCTGATCCCGGGTACGGCGAAGGGCGAATATTGGGTGCTGTACGTCAGCGATGACTACAAGACCGCCATTGTCGGTGATCCAAGCCGCAAGTACTTGTGGCTGTTGTCGCGCACGCCGACCGTCAATGGTGTGGTGCGTGAAGAGCTGCTGAGCAAGGCGCGTCAGCAGGGTTATGACACCACGCGGCTGATCTGGCGGGCGTCGGAACAGCAGATGGCCAAGACGTCGAACTAACAGTCAGCACCGATCAAATGTGGGAGCGGGCTTGCTCGCGAAAGTGGTGTGTCAGTCAACAAATCCGTCGACTGACACGCCCTCTTCGCGAGCAAGCCCGCTCCCACATTTTGTTTGGTGTCAGCCCAGGAGTTCGCGCAGGACCTGGGTGAAGGCGCGGCTGCTTTCTTCTTCGCCGGCATGCCGTCCATCGCGCACAACCCACTGCCCGTTCACCAGCACATCGCGCACTTGGCGATCGCCACCGGCAAACAGCCAGCGGTTGAGAATGCCGTCGCCACTGGCCGTTGCCAGATACGGGTCGTTGCCGTCGAGCACCAGCCAGTCGGCACGTTTGCCGACTTCCAGTGCGCCAATCGGCTGGCCCAGCGCCTGGGCGCCGCCATCCAGCGCGGCATCGAACAGCGTACGGCCGACCATCGGCTGATCCGCGCCATACAAACGATTACGCCGCTGGTCGCGTAGACGCTGGCCGTATTCCAGCCAACGCAATTCTTCCACCACGCTTAGCGACACATGGCTGTCGGAACCGATACCCATGCGCCCGCCCTGGGCCAGGAAGTCCACCGCCGGGAAAATCCCGTCGCCCAGGTTGGCTTCAGTGGTCAGGCACAGACCGGCGATGGCACGACTCTTGGCCATCGACGTGACTTCTTCCGGGTTGGCGTGGGTCGCGTGGACCAGGCACCAGCGCTGGTCGACGTCGATGTTTTCGTACAGCCATTGCAGCGGACGGCGACCGCTCCAAGTCAGGCAGTCGTCGACTTCCTTCTGCTGTTCGGCGATATGGATGTGCACCGGGCACTGCTTGTCGCTGGCCGCCAACACTTCGCTGATCTGCTGCGGGGTGACCGCGCGCAACGAGTGGAAACACAAGCCGAGCGACTGTGCCTTCTGTTGCGCGAGGATCGGCTGCAAGCGCGATTGCAGCTTGAGGTAGTTTTCGGTGCTGTTGATAAAACGGCGCTGACCGTCGTTCGGCGCCTGGCCACCGAAACCGGAGTGGCTGTACAGCACCGGCAACAGGGTCAGACCGATACCGGCGGAGGTAGCAGCCTGGCTGATACGCAGGGCCAGTTCGGCCGGGTCGGCATAAGGTTGGCCGCCAGTGTCATGGTGCACGTAGTGAAATTCCGCCACCGAGGTGTAACCGGCCTTGAGCATTTCGATGTACAGCTGACGAGCGATGACGCCGAGTTGCTCCGGGCTGATTTTTCCGACAAGGCGATACATCAGGTCGCGCCAGGTCCAGAAACTGTCGTTCGGATTGCCCGCCACTTCCGCCAGCCCGGCCATGGCCCGCTGGAAGGCGTGTGAGTGCAGGTTCGGCATGCCAGGCAGCAGCGGACCGCTTAACCGCTCGGCGCCATCTGCATGGGAATCGGCCTGGATATGGGTCAATACGCCGTCGGCGCTGACCTCAAGACGTACATTGTTGGCCCATCCACTAGGCAGCAGCGCGCGTTCGGCAAAGAAGGCGGACATGGTTAAGCACCCCATCGTGTGTTATTTGTATATACATATACAGACGTTTGCCTGCCCGGTAAACTCCGGCAAGCTAGCGACATCAATCAAATGACCAAGGATTAACCGTGCCGACTCCGCCTCCAGTTTCTCCGTTGGCCGCGAACATGGGCGACAGTCCGGCGCCCTTGTACGCCCGCGTCAAACAAATGATCACCCAGCAAATCGACAGCGGAAACTGGCCGCCGCACTACCGCGTTCCGTCGGAAAGCGAGCTGGTCAGCCAGCTGGGCTTCAGTCGCATGACCATCAACCGCGCCCTGCGCGAGATGACTGCCGACGGTCTGTTGGTGCGCATGCAAGGCGTCGGTACGTTCGTCGCCGAGCCGAAAAGCCAGTCCGCCCTGTTCGAAGTGCACAACATCGCCGACGAAATCGCCTCTCGCGGTCATCGCCACACCTGCAAGGTCATCACCCTTGAAGAAGAGGCCGCCGGCTCCGAGCGTGCCCTGGCCCTGGACATGCGCGAAGGGCAGAGGGTGTTTCACTCGCTGATCGTGCATTTCGAAAACGATATTCCGGTGCAAATCGAAGACCGTTTCGTCAATGCGCTGGTGGCGCCGGACTACCTCAAGCAGGACTTCACCCTGCAAACGCCCTACGCCTACCTGAACCAGGTCGCGCCGTTGACCGAGGGCGAGCACGTGGTCGAGGCGATCCTGGCGGAGTCGTCCGAATGCAAATTGCTACAGATTGAAAAAGGCGAGCCGTGCCTGCTGATCCGTCGCCGCACCTGGTCCGGTCGTCAGCCGGTGACTGCTGCTCGTTTGATTCACCCCGGTTCCCGTCATCGTCTGGAAGGTCGGTTTCATAAGTAGAGAGCCATAAATGAGTAACGCAAAGGTTTTACGCGCCAAAGATTACCCACGCATGCCGTGGAAAAACGGCGGCGGCAGCACCGAAGAAATCACTCGTGATGCCGGCACCGGCCTGGATGGCTTTGGCTGGCGCCTGTCGATTGCCGATATCGGTGAGTCGGGCGGGTTTTCTACCTTCGCCGGTTACGAGCGAGTGATCACCGTTTTGCAGGGCGAGGGCATGACCCTGACGGTGGATGGCCAGGACACACGGCCACTGTTACCGCTGGACCCGTTTGCCTTCAGCGGTGAAAGCAAGGTCTCCTGTACATTGCTCGGTGGTCCGATTCGCGATTTCAACCTGATCTACGCGCCGCAGCGTTATAGCGCGCGGTTGCAGTGGTTGTCGGGCGAGCAGCGGTTCTTCAGTTCGGCGGGCACGGTGTTGGTGTTCAGCATGAGTGAGCAGGCTGAGGTGTCGGTCGATAACAACGCCCAGCAATTGGGCCGTCATGATTGCCTGCAATTGGAGGCTGATGCCGGATTGCTGGACGTCGCCATCAAAGGGCTGTGCTGCGTGATCGAACTGACGTCGCGCGACTGATCCCGGTCATTCCCGTTCGAGGGTAAAACCTCGAACGGTCGCCTCCAGCTCACTCGACATCTGTTTCAGTGCCTGGATGGTTTTCACCGCCTCCTGCTGCGCCGCGACATTTTCCTCGACCCGCTGCGCCACGTTCTCCACATTGCGCGCCACGTCTTCGCTGGCTTCACGCTGTTCCTGCAAGGCATTGGAGATCTGGCTGACTGCATTGAGTGACGCGTTGAGCGCGGTCTTGACGTCATTCATCGACGCACCGGCGCTGTCGATCAACTGCTGGCCCTGAAGCACGCGCTCGCGGCCAGTGCTCATGCTGCTGTTGGCTTTTCGCATGCCGCTTTGAATGGTGCTCACCAGCACCACAATCTCAGCGGTAGAGCGGGTCGTGCGGGTTGCCAGCTCCCGCACTTCGTCAGCCACCACGGCAAACCCGCGCCCTTGATCGCCGGCCCGCGCCGCCTCGATGGTGGCATTGAGTGCGAGCAGATTGGTCTGTTCGGCAATGCTGTGGATCATGCCGACAATTTTCCCGATGGCGTTGGAGTGCAGGGTCAATTGGTCGATTTCATCTGACGTCTGGGTCACCAGCTGGGCGATCTGCTGCATCTCGATGATAGAGCGCGCCATGGTGGCAATTCCGCAAGCGGTGATCTGTTCGGCCTTTTGTGTGGTGTCGTGTGCCTGCGCGGCGTTCTCGGCAATGTGCGTGATGTTGGCTGACATCTGTTCCGCAGCGGCGGCAATGGAAGAGGCCGCGCCATTTTGCTCGGCAGCCTGTTTCAGGCCTTGTTCAGACGAGATGCTCAGGTTCAGGGTCGAGGACTCGATATGCTGCGAGGCCTCGCGCACCTTGCCGATCATGCTGGCCAGGCTGCGTCGCATGGCCTCGACCGATTGCATGACACCCGTTGACGTCGTGTTAACTATCACTGGATCGCCGAGCCTGCCTTGGGCAATCCTGGTGCTGATACTGGCCAGCTCGTGAGGCTCGGCGCCCAGGTATCGCGCCAGCCTGGCGCTGAACAGCAGGGCATAAAGACTGCCAAACAACAGTGCCAGGGCCAGGACCACGGCCATCTGCCTCAAATTGACCACATAGAGTGCCTGGCTATGCTCGAACTGTCGGCGTGCCTCTTTAAGTTGGACATCGGTCAGTTGCGAAAACAGTGAAGTCAGCGGGTCAATCAAGGGGTACAGCTGGTGGACGGCGAAATGCTCCAGGCTCTGACTGGCGGCTTTGTTGCGGTTCAAGACCGCCTGCAAACGCTGAAGCGGTACTTCGGTCGCCTGCATCAGTGGTGTGATTTCGTTGATCAGTCGCACCTCTTCATCAACCAGGCGGGTCGACAGGTAGGTGCGCCAAAGCGGTTGGATTTCAAGCATCGCTTGCCGTATCTGTTGCGCCGCGTCGACGCTACTGAGGATGCCGTCGCGGGCCTTGTGGATAGCGTCGACGATCTGGACTGAATACAGCTCGGAGATTTTCTTCAGGTCCTGTTGCGGGATGACCCGGTCCAGGTAAACCGTCTCCAGTCCCTGCACCGTAGTGCGCATACCGTACAGGCCGAGTGCGCCGATGCCGGTCAGGCTGCCCAGCAGGATGCCGGCCAGCAGCAGGAGGTGGGTTTTGACTTTCCACTGTTTCATTGCGCGTTTCCTCACAGGAGTGACTTCAGGGGGCTTGCTCGTGAAGTCGGCGAGGATTGATAGAGGTGGAGTCGGATGTTTCTGATGATGTTGTAGGGTGTTTCTGGAATGCGCTCAATTGGGCACCAGGTGTTACCGAACGCCCCAGCGTGGCGCAAAACCGCGCTCAAGTAACAAAACCCATCGCTACAAAAAATCCTCCTGAAAAATTTCATCTTCGCCAGAACCCTTATTCCAGGCGCTCTCCAGCCGTTTCAGGATTTTTCTTGAATGCTCATCCAACAAGTTGGCCGCTTGATTGCATATGCTTGTATGTACAAGTAAAGACGTATGCGTATGAGTCGCGAGGACTCAACCATCGTCCACTGATTCGCCGGTGTGCACTGATGCCCATTGGCTTGCTCGCCCACTGCCTGGGTTGGTTTTGGATTGATTGCTGAGGAGTTCTTTTCGTGACTAAATTTCGTGACGTTGAAATCCGCGCTGCCCGCGGTAACAAGCTGACCGCCAAGAGCTGGCTGACCGAAGCGCCGCTGCGCATGCTGATGAACAACCTCGACCCTGAAGTCGCCGAGAACCCTAAAGAACTGGTGGTCTACGGTGGTATCGGTCGCGCTGCACGTAACTGGGAATGCTACGACAAGATCGTCGAAAGCCTGACCAACCTGAACGACGACGAGACCCTGCTGGTGCAATCCGGCAAGCCGGTCGGCGTGTTCAAGACCCACAGCAACGCCCCGCGCGTACTGATCGCCAACTCCAACCTGGTTCCGCACTGGGCGAGCTGGGAGCACTTCAACGAGCTCGACGCCAAAGGCCTGGCCATGTACGGCCAGATGACCGCCGGCAGCTGGATCTACATCGGCAGCCAGGGCATCGTCCAGGGCACCTACGAAACCTTCGTTGAAGCCGGTCGCCAGCACTACAACGACAACCTGACAGGCAAGTGGGTACTGACCGCTGGCCTGGGCGGCATGGGCGGCGCACAGCCTCTGGCTGCAACCCTGGCCGGTGCTTGCTCGCTGAACATCGAATGCCAACAAGTCAGCATCGATTTCCGTCTGAAAAGCCGCTATGTCGACGAACAGGCTACTGACCTCGACGACGCGCTGGCCCGCATCGCCAAATACACCGCCGAAGGCAAGGCGATCTCCATCGCCCTGCTGGGCAACGCGGCAGAAATCCTGCCGGAACTGGTCAAGCGCGGCGTACGCCCGGACATGGTCACCGACCAGACCAGCGCCCACGATCCGCTCAACGGCTACCTGCCGGCCGGCTGGACCTGGGACCAGTACCGCGAACGCGCCAAGACTGAACCGGCCGCTGTGATCAAAGCCGCCAAGCAATCGATGGCCGTGCACGTCAAAGCAATGCTCGACTTCCAGAAAATGGGCGTACCGACCTTCGACTACGGCAACAACATCCGTCAGATGGCACAAGAAGAAGGCGTGGAAAACGCATTCGACTTCCCTGGCTTCGTACCGGCCTACATCCGTCCGCTGTTCTGCCGCGGTATCGGTCCGTTCCGTTGGGCTGCACTGTCGGGCAACGCTGAAGACATCTACAAGACCGACGCCAAGGTAAAAGAGCTGATCCCGGACGACGCTCACCTGCACAACTGGCTGGACATGGCTCGCGAGCGCATCAGCTTCCAGGGTCTGCCGGCACGTATCTGCTGGGTCGGCCTGGGCCTGCGCGCCAAGCTGGGCCTGGCGTTCAACGAAATGGTGCGCAGCGGCGAACTGTCCGCGCCAATCGTGATCGGTCGCGACCACCTGGACTCCGGTTCGGTATCGAGCCCGAACCGCGAAACCGAATCGATGCAGGACGGTTCCGACGCTGTTTCCGACTGGCCACTGCTCAACGCTCTGCTCAACACCGCGAGCGGCGCGACCTGGGTTTCCCTGCACCACGGCGGCGGCGTCGGCATGGGCTTCTCCCAGCACTCGGGCATGGTGATTGTCTGCGACGGTACTGACGAAGCGGCCGAGCGTATCGCTCGCGTGCTGCACAACGACCCGGCGACCGGCGTCATGCGTCACGCCGATGCCGGTTACCAGATCGCCATCGACTGCGCCAAGGAACAAGGGCTGAACCTGCCGATGATTACCGGCAAATAACGCAGAACCCTGTAGGAGCCGGCTTGCTGGCGATGGCGGTTCGCCTGACACACCATGGTGTCTGAATCGCCAGCAAGCCGGCTCCTACAAAGAGTTTGTCCAACCCAGAATAACAATCCATAGAGGTTGAACCATGGCTGTTAACAGCGATCGTGCAAGCAACAAGCCGTTGATCGAGAAGCGTTCGATCGACTACATCCCGGAAGCGGAAAGACACGGTCGTCTGTTAAGCCAGTTCACCCTGTGGATGGGTGCCAACCTGCAAATCACCGCGATTGTCACCGGTGCCTTGGCGGTGGTGCTTGGCGGTGATGTGTTCTGGTCATTGATCGGTCTGTTGATCGGTCAATTGCTGGGCGGCGGCGTAATGGCGCTGCATGCGGCGCAAGGTCCCAAGCTTGGCCTGCCGCAGATGATTTCCAGCCGGGTACAGTTCGGCGTATACGGCGCGGCCATCCCGATCGTGCTGGTCTGCTTGATGTACCTGGGCTTCACCGCAACGGGAACCGTGTTGTCCGGCCAGGCGCTGGGGCAGTTGTTTGGCGTCAGCGACACCGTCGGTATCCTCCTTTTCGCCAGTGTCATCGTGCTGGTCACGGTGCTCGGCTATCGGGTGATCCATTGGATCGGCCGTGTTGCCAGTGTCATTGGCGTGATTGCCTTTGTTTATCTGTTCAGCCGTCTGATGAACCAGGTCGACGTTGGCGCACTGTTGCAAATCCGCCACTTCAGCTGGAGCAGTTTCCTGCTCGCGGTGTCGCTCGCGGCATCCTGGCAGATCGCCTTCGGCCCTTATGTGGCTGACTATTCTCGCTACCTGCCGAGCAAGACGTCCGCGGTGAAAACGTTTTTTGCCGCAGGCGCAGGTTCGGTCATTGGTGCGCAGGTGGCGATGGTCCTCGGCGTGTTCGCGGCCGCTTCGGCCAACGGGCAATACGCCGGCCACGAAGTGGCCTACATCGTGGGTCTGGGTGGTACCGGTGCCACCGCTGCGCTGCTGTACTTCAGCATCGCGTTCGGCAAGGTCACCATCTCCACGCTGAACTCCTACGGCAGCTTCATGTGCATTGCGACCATCATCAGCGGTTTCCGTGGTGACCTGAAGGTAACGCGCTTGCAGCGCCTGGTCTTCGTGCTGGTCATCGTCGGTGCTGCGACCCTGATGGCGTTGCTCGGTCAGCACTCGTTCCTCGGTGCGTTCAAATCTTTCATCCTGTTCCTGCTGGCGTTCTTTACTCCCTGGAGCGCGATCAACCTGGTGGACTACTACTGCATCACTCGCGAGCGCTATGACGTACCGGCTCTGGCCGATCCGAATGGTCGCTACGGTCGTTGGAACCTTCTCGGTATCAGCGTCTATGTGTTCGGTGTGCTGGTACAACTGCCGTTCATCTCCACCAAGTTCTATACCGGTCCGTTGGTGGCGGCCCTGGGTGATGTGGATATTTCCTGGGTCATCGGCCTGGTGCTACCCGCCGCCCTGTATTACGTATGCGCAAAAAAATGGCACGGCACAGTGCCTGATCGTTTGATCCTGCCGGTCGAGCAGGGCGCGGTCACCGAACAAAAGCAGAATGTGGGTCGCGCTGC contains:
- a CDS encoding lipocalin family protein, with translation MKRLLIILFAGLVLAGCATSGQDTLAPKTVKSVNLKRYQGTWYELARLPMYFQRDCAQSEAHYTLKPDGNVAVLNRCLTAQWQWEEVKGTAYPQVPGKSDKLWVEFDTWFSRLIPGTAKGEYWVLYVSDDYKTAIVGDPSRKYLWLLSRTPTVNGVVREELLSKARQQGYDTTRLIWRASEQQMAKTSN
- a CDS encoding formimidoylglutamate deiminase — translated: MSAFFAERALLPSGWANNVRLEVSADGVLTHIQADSHADGAERLSGPLLPGMPNLHSHAFQRAMAGLAEVAGNPNDSFWTWRDLMYRLVGKISPEQLGVIARQLYIEMLKAGYTSVAEFHYVHHDTGGQPYADPAELALRISQAATSAGIGLTLLPVLYSHSGFGGQAPNDGQRRFINSTENYLKLQSRLQPILAQQKAQSLGLCFHSLRAVTPQQISEVLAASDKQCPVHIHIAEQQKEVDDCLTWSGRRPLQWLYENIDVDQRWCLVHATHANPEEVTSMAKSRAIAGLCLTTEANLGDGIFPAVDFLAQGGRMGIGSDSHVSLSVVEELRWLEYGQRLRDQRRNRLYGADQPMVGRTLFDAALDGGAQALGQPIGALEVGKRADWLVLDGNDPYLATASGDGILNRWLFAGGDRQVRDVLVNGQWVVRDGRHAGEEESSRAFTQVLRELLG
- the hutC gene encoding histidine utilization repressor, which codes for MGDSPAPLYARVKQMITQQIDSGNWPPHYRVPSESELVSQLGFSRMTINRALREMTADGLLVRMQGVGTFVAEPKSQSALFEVHNIADEIASRGHRHTCKVITLEEEAAGSERALALDMREGQRVFHSLIVHFENDIPVQIEDRFVNALVAPDYLKQDFTLQTPYAYLNQVAPLTEGEHVVEAILAESSECKLLQIEKGEPCLLIRRRTWSGRQPVTAARLIHPGSRHRLEGRFHK
- a CDS encoding HutD family protein; the protein is MSNAKVLRAKDYPRMPWKNGGGSTEEITRDAGTGLDGFGWRLSIADIGESGGFSTFAGYERVITVLQGEGMTLTVDGQDTRPLLPLDPFAFSGESKVSCTLLGGPIRDFNLIYAPQRYSARLQWLSGEQRFFSSAGTVLVFSMSEQAEVSVDNNAQQLGRHDCLQLEADAGLLDVAIKGLCCVIELTSRD
- a CDS encoding methyl-accepting chemotaxis protein; this encodes MKQWKVKTHLLLLAGILLGSLTGIGALGLYGMRTTVQGLETVYLDRVIPQQDLKKISELYSVQIVDAIHKARDGILSSVDAAQQIRQAMLEIQPLWRTYLSTRLVDEEVRLINEITPLMQATEVPLQRLQAVLNRNKAASQSLEHFAVHQLYPLIDPLTSLFSQLTDVQLKEARRQFEHSQALYVVNLRQMAVVLALALLFGSLYALLFSARLARYLGAEPHELASISTRIAQGRLGDPVIVNTTSTGVMQSVEAMRRSLASMIGKVREASQHIESSTLNLSISSEQGLKQAAEQNGAASSIAAAAEQMSANITHIAENAAQAHDTTQKAEQITACGIATMARSIIEMQQIAQLVTQTSDEIDQLTLHSNAIGKIVGMIHSIAEQTNLLALNATIEAARAGDQGRGFAVVADEVRELATRTTRSTAEIVVLVSTIQSGMRKANSSMSTGRERVLQGQQLIDSAGASMNDVKTALNASLNAVSQISNALQEQREASEDVARNVENVAQRVEENVAAQQEAVKTIQALKQMSSELEATVRGFTLERE
- the hutU gene encoding urocanate hydratase, which gives rise to MTKFRDVEIRAARGNKLTAKSWLTEAPLRMLMNNLDPEVAENPKELVVYGGIGRAARNWECYDKIVESLTNLNDDETLLVQSGKPVGVFKTHSNAPRVLIANSNLVPHWASWEHFNELDAKGLAMYGQMTAGSWIYIGSQGIVQGTYETFVEAGRQHYNDNLTGKWVLTAGLGGMGGAQPLAATLAGACSLNIECQQVSIDFRLKSRYVDEQATDLDDALARIAKYTAEGKAISIALLGNAAEILPELVKRGVRPDMVTDQTSAHDPLNGYLPAGWTWDQYRERAKTEPAAVIKAAKQSMAVHVKAMLDFQKMGVPTFDYGNNIRQMAQEEGVENAFDFPGFVPAYIRPLFCRGIGPFRWAALSGNAEDIYKTDAKVKELIPDDAHLHNWLDMARERISFQGLPARICWVGLGLRAKLGLAFNEMVRSGELSAPIVIGRDHLDSGSVSSPNRETESMQDGSDAVSDWPLLNALLNTASGATWVSLHHGGGVGMGFSQHSGMVIVCDGTDEAAERIARVLHNDPATGVMRHADAGYQIAIDCAKEQGLNLPMITGK
- a CDS encoding purine-cytosine permease family protein, producing the protein MAVNSDRASNKPLIEKRSIDYIPEAERHGRLLSQFTLWMGANLQITAIVTGALAVVLGGDVFWSLIGLLIGQLLGGGVMALHAAQGPKLGLPQMISSRVQFGVYGAAIPIVLVCLMYLGFTATGTVLSGQALGQLFGVSDTVGILLFASVIVLVTVLGYRVIHWIGRVASVIGVIAFVYLFSRLMNQVDVGALLQIRHFSWSSFLLAVSLAASWQIAFGPYVADYSRYLPSKTSAVKTFFAAGAGSVIGAQVAMVLGVFAAASANGQYAGHEVAYIVGLGGTGATAALLYFSIAFGKVTISTLNSYGSFMCIATIISGFRGDLKVTRLQRLVFVLVIVGAATLMALLGQHSFLGAFKSFILFLLAFFTPWSAINLVDYYCITRERYDVPALADPNGRYGRWNLLGISVYVFGVLVQLPFISTKFYTGPLVAALGDVDISWVIGLVLPAALYYVCAKKWHGTVPDRLILPVEQGAVTEQKQNVGRAAAQA